The proteins below are encoded in one region of Candidatus Atribacteria bacterium ADurb.Bin276:
- the sugC_1 gene encoding Trehalose import ATP-binding protein SugC, which produces MASLTLKNVWKKYGKVIALKGVNCEVKDGELLTILGPSGAGKTSLLQTIAGVEEIAAGQIYIEKQRVDQLPPPERDVAMVFETYALYPNKTIYQNMAFPLHSPFRKLPKNEIDQKIKEIAQLLQIDWLLDRNVSQLSGGQRQRVALGRMLVRNPKVFLMDEPIAHLDAKLRHRLRGELKNIQRKFGITTLYTTHDYREALGVGDRVIVLNQGSILQIAEPEKIFNFPKNDFVGGLVGDPPMNFFESFLSSTTSGIILRNEAFEMVLNQKMTEIINDLNVDRLKIGLRPSDILVSMAPKENFFPAEVYVVEPLGMIQILTLAQQKIKFQVKYSGSLNFEMKQRVYFGFQPDKLHYFHPTTGLNVLLKEE; this is translated from the coding sequence ATGGCAAGCTTAACCCTGAAGAATGTATGGAAAAAATACGGGAAAGTAATTGCATTAAAAGGAGTAAATTGTGAAGTTAAGGACGGAGAGTTATTAACGATTTTAGGACCATCGGGTGCTGGAAAAACTTCACTCCTTCAAACGATTGCAGGAGTTGAAGAAATCGCTGCTGGTCAAATATATATTGAAAAACAAAGAGTTGATCAACTTCCTCCACCCGAACGAGATGTAGCTATGGTATTCGAGACTTATGCTCTTTATCCGAATAAGACAATTTATCAAAATATGGCTTTCCCCTTGCATTCACCTTTTAGAAAACTACCCAAAAATGAAATCGACCAAAAGATTAAAGAAATAGCTCAACTTCTGCAAATTGATTGGTTATTGGATAGAAATGTCTCCCAACTGAGTGGTGGGCAAAGACAAAGAGTTGCTTTGGGTCGAATGTTGGTGAGGAATCCTAAGGTATTTTTAATGGATGAACCAATTGCTCACCTTGATGCTAAGTTACGCCATCGGCTTCGGGGGGAATTAAAAAATATTCAAAGAAAGTTCGGAATAACAACTCTTTATACAACCCATGATTACCGAGAAGCATTAGGAGTGGGAGATCGTGTTATTGTCTTAAATCAGGGAAGCATTTTGCAAATTGCTGAACCGGAAAAAATATTTAATTTTCCCAAGAATGATTTTGTTGGTGGATTAGTTGGAGATCCTCCAATGAATTTTTTCGAGAGTTTTTTGTCATCAACCACTTCGGGAATTATCCTTCGGAATGAAGCTTTCGAGATGGTTTTGAACCAAAAAATGACTGAAATAATCAATGATCTCAATGTTGATCGTTTGAAGATTGGATTGCGCCCCTCCGACATACTAGTGAGCATGGCTCCTAAGGAAAATTTCTTTCCAGCAGAAGTATATGTCGTTGAACCTTTGGGCATGATACAAATACTCACTTTGGCTCAACAAAAAATAAAATTTCAAGTGAAATACTCAGGTTCTTTAAATTTCGAGATGAAGCAAAGAGTCTATTTTGGTTTTCAGCCAGATAAATTGCACTACTTCCATCCAACTACTGGTCTGAATGTATTGTTAAAAGAAGAGTAA